One genomic window of Lynx canadensis isolate LIC74 chromosome F2, mLynCan4.pri.v2, whole genome shotgun sequence includes the following:
- the LOC115506091 gene encoding glyceraldehyde-3-phosphate dehydrogenase-like has protein sequence MTMKLLLSGLSSDAWGPGELVQFLKGQVALCSSPLDRQPHLLVQCQPRPRDTMVKVRVNGFGCTGCLVTRAAFNSGKVDIVAMNDPFIDLNDMVYMSQSDSTHGKFHGTVKAENGKLVNNGKPITIFQERDPANIKWGDAGAEYVVESTGVFTTMEKAGAHLKGG, from the exons ATGACTATGAAACTACTACTCAGTGGTCTCAGTTCTGACGCCTGGGGTCCTGGAGAGCTGGTCCAGTTTCTCAAAGGACAG GTggctctctgctcttccccgtTGGACAGACAGCCACATCTCCTGGTGCAGTGCCAGCCGCGTCCCCGAGACACGATGGTGAAGGTCAGAGTCAACGGATTTGGCTGTACTGGGTGCCTGGTCACGAGGGCTGCTTTCAACTCTGGCAAAGTGGACATTGTCGCCATGAACGACCCTTTCATCGACCTTAACGACATGGTCTACATGTCCCAGTCTGATTCCACCCACGGCAAATTCCATGGCACAGTCAAGGCTGAGAACGGGAAACTTGTCAACAATGGAAAGCCCATCACCATCTTCCAGGAGCGAGATCCCGCCAACATCAAATGGGGTGATGCTGGTGCTGAGTATGTTGTGGAGTCCACTGGGGTCTTCACCACCATGGAGAAGGCTGGGGCTCACTTGAAgggtgggtaa